A single window of Agromyces aureus DNA harbors:
- a CDS encoding F0F1 ATP synthase subunit B: MLHAVLSAATEGGETHSPVIPELYDILWSSVCFVIILIFFWKYVLPRVQTMLDERGEAIEGNIAKADEAQRKAEAALEEYTAQLADARAEAGQIRETAREDGKKIVAEAKDTAVSEAARVTASAQAQIEAERQSALVSLRSEVGTIAIDLASGVIGESLTDDQKAQAVVDRFLADLEASEKAAAGETK; this comes from the coding sequence GTGCTCCATGCAGTACTGAGCGCTGCGACCGAGGGTGGCGAGACGCACAGCCCGGTCATTCCCGAGCTGTACGACATCCTCTGGTCGTCGGTCTGCTTCGTCATCATCCTGATCTTCTTCTGGAAGTACGTGCTCCCGCGCGTCCAGACGATGCTCGATGAGCGCGGCGAAGCGATCGAGGGCAACATCGCGAAGGCCGACGAGGCCCAGCGCAAGGCCGAGGCCGCCCTCGAGGAGTACACCGCCCAGCTCGCCGATGCGCGCGCCGAGGCCGGTCAGATCCGCGAGACCGCTCGTGAAGACGGCAAGAAGATCGTCGCCGAGGCCAAGGACACCGCGGTGTCCGAAGCCGCTCGCGTCACCGCGAGCGCGCAGGCGCAGATCGAGGCCGAGCGCCAGTCCGCGCTCGTCTCGCTCCGCTCCGAGGTGGGCACCATCGCGATCGACCTGGCTTCCGGCGTCATCGGCGAGTCGCTCACCGACGACCAGAAGGCGCAGGCCGTGGTCGACCGGTTCCTCGCCGACCTCGAGGCGTCCGAGAAGGCCGCCGCAGGGGAGACGAAGTAA
- the atpB gene encoding F0F1 ATP synthase subunit A: protein MSTNDGEFHGPSIDEFFPGALFFEDTPFEINRIMLVRFVAVAALLLVFWLGTRHLRIVPGRFQSLLEMGLDLVRVNVAEDLLGKKDGKRFLPILTTMFFMILFMNITGVIPFLNIAGTSVIGVPLVLAIVSYVTFIYAGVKKSPKNFFKNSLFPSGVPWPVYIIVTPIELLSTFVIRPVTLTLRLMMNMIVGHLLLVLFFAATQFFVFSLGGWWTLVGAGTLAFGFAFTLFEILVAFLQAYVFTLLTAVYIQLAVAEEH, encoded by the coding sequence ATGTCAACCAACGATGGTGAATTCCACGGGCCGTCGATCGACGAATTCTTCCCGGGAGCACTCTTCTTCGAAGACACCCCGTTCGAGATCAACCGCATCATGCTCGTCCGCTTCGTCGCGGTCGCGGCACTGCTCCTGGTCTTCTGGCTCGGCACGCGCCACCTGCGCATCGTGCCCGGTCGGTTCCAGAGCCTGCTCGAGATGGGTCTCGACCTGGTGCGCGTCAACGTCGCCGAGGATCTCCTCGGCAAGAAGGACGGCAAGCGATTCCTGCCGATCCTCACGACGATGTTCTTCATGATCCTGTTCATGAACATCACGGGCGTGATCCCGTTCCTGAACATCGCCGGCACCTCCGTCATCGGCGTGCCGCTGGTCCTCGCGATCGTGTCCTACGTGACGTTCATCTACGCGGGTGTCAAGAAGAGCCCGAAGAACTTCTTCAAGAACTCCCTCTTCCCTTCGGGTGTTCCGTGGCCGGTGTACATCATCGTCACGCCGATCGAGCTCCTCTCGACCTTCGTGATCCGTCCGGTCACGCTGACCCTGCGACTCATGATGAACATGATCGTCGGTCACCTCCTGCTCGTGCTCTTCTTCGCAGCCACGCAGTTCTTCGTCTTCTCCCTCGGCGGCTGGTGGACCCTCGTCGGCGCCGGCACGCTCGCCTTCGGGTTCGCGTTCACGCTGTTCGAGATCCTCGTCGCCTTCCTGCAGGCATACGTCTTCACCCTTCTCACCGCGGTCTACATCCAGCTCGCGGTCGCCGAAGAGCACTGA
- the atpE gene encoding ATP synthase F0 subunit C encodes MDATTVLAEINGNIATVGYGLAAIGPAIGVGIVVGKTIEGVARQPELAGRLQVLMWIGIAFTEALAFIGIATYFIFV; translated from the coding sequence GTGGACGCAACCACCGTTCTCGCTGAGATCAACGGCAACATCGCGACGGTCGGCTACGGCCTCGCAGCCATCGGCCCGGCCATCGGCGTGGGCATCGTCGTCGGCAAGACCATCGAGGGCGTCGCTCGTCAGCCCGAGCTGGCCGGCCGCCTCCAGGTCCTGATGTGGATCGGTATCGCCTTCACCGAGGCGCTCGCCTTCATCGGCATCGCGACCTACTTCATCTTCGTCTGA